One genomic window of Mauremys mutica isolate MM-2020 ecotype Southern chromosome 5, ASM2049712v1, whole genome shotgun sequence includes the following:
- the PCDH18 gene encoding protocadherin-18 isoform X2 has product MNCKNLQMHQISSKMHFMFLFVLMIISFSKDVLGKNLKYRIYEEQRVGSVIARLSEDVADVLFKIPNPSSVRFRAMQRGNSPLLVVREDNGEISIGAKIDREQLCQKNLNCSIEFDVITLPTEHLQLFHVEVEVLDINDNSPQFSRSLIPIEISESAAVGTRIPLDSAFDPDVGENSLHTYSLSENDFFNIEVRTRTDGAKYAELIVVRELDRELKSSYELQLTASDMGVPQRSGSSILKISISDSNDNSPVFEQQSYIIQLLENSPVGTLLIDLNATDPDEGANGKVMYSFSSHVSSKIIETFKIDSEKGHLTLLTQVDYEITKSYEIDAQAQDLGPNSIPAHCKIIIKIVDVNDNKPEINLNLMSPGNEEIAHISEGSPVDTFVAIVRVQDKDSGVNGEIVCKLHGHGHFKLQKTYENNYLILTNATLDREKRSEYSLTVIAEDKGTPSLSTVKHFSVQINDENDNPPRFQTNRYEVVILENNSPGAYITSVTATDPDLGDNGQVTYTILESFILGSSITTYVTIDPSNGAIYALRTFDHEEVNQIAFVVQARDGGSQQLVSNTTVVLTIIDENDNAPVIVGPALRNNTAEISIPKDAESGFHVTRIRAIDRDSGMNSELSCSIIADNEENIFVMDPRSCDIYMNVSIESVLSKEWEFFVIVQDKGSPPLSTKALLKCTVLEYVYPIPSTEATFISQPSLDVSMITIISLGSICAVLLVIMVIFATRCNREKKDTRSYNCRVAESTYQHHPKRPSRQIHKGDITLVPTVNGTLPIRSHHRASPSSSPTLERGQMSSRQSHHSHQSLNSLVTISSNHVPENFSLELTHATPAVEVSQLLSMLHQGQYQPRPSFRGNKYSRSYRYALQDMDKFSLKDSGRGDSEAGDSDYDLGRDSPIDRLLGEGFSDLFLTDGRIPAAMRLCTEECRVLGHSDQCWMPPLPSPSSDYRSNMFIPGEEFQPPQQQQQQQQAFEEDSQPVESNEKKKSFSTFGKVCQNEEESEDICTSSLLSEMSSVFQRLLPPSLDTYTECNEMNRSNSLERRKGHLPAKTVSYPQGVAAWAASTHFQNPANNTGVMLGTHSSAQPSSKWLPAMEEIPENYEEDDFDNVLNHLSDGKHELMDASELVAEINKLLQDVRQN; this is encoded by the exons ATGAATTGCAAAAACTTACAAATGCACCAAATCAGTAGTAAAATGCACTTTATGTTCCTTTTTGTACTGATGATAATATCTTTCAGTAAAGATGTGCTAGGCAAGAATTTGAAATACAGGATTTATGAGGAGCAGAGAGTTGGATCAGTAATTGCAAGACTATCAGAGGATGTAGctgatgttttatttaaaattcctAACCCTTCTTCAGTTCGTTTTCGAGCCATGCAAAGAGGGAATTCTCCCTTACTTGTAGTCCGAGAGGATAATGGAGAAATCAGCATAGGAGCTAAAATTGACCGGGAACAACTCTGCCAGAAAAACTTAAACTGCTCTATAGAGTTTGATGTGATCACTCTGCCTACTGAACATCTGCAGCTTTTCCATGTTGAAGTTGAAGTGCTGGATATTAATGACAACTCTCCCCAGTTTTCCAGATCTCTCATCCCTATTGAAATATCAGAGAGTGCAGCTGTAGGAACCCGGATCCCTTTGGACAGTGCTTTTGATCCAGATGTTGGGGAAAATTCTCTGCACACTTATTCACTgtctgaaaatgatttttttaatattgaaGTGCGAACAAGGACTGATGGTGCCAAATATGCAGAACTCATTGTGGTTAGAGAATTGGACCGGGAGTTGAAGTCAAGCTACGAACTCCAACTCACTGCTTCAGATATGGGGGTACCTCAGCGATCTGGATCGTCTATCCTAAAAATAAGTATTTCTGACTCTAATGATAACAGTCCTGTTTTTGAGCAACAATCATATATAATTCAGCTCTTAGAAAATTCACCAGTGGGTACTTTGCTCATAGACCTCAATGCTACTGATCCAGATGAGGGCGCTAATGGTAAAGTCATGTATTCTTTCAGTAGTCATGTGTCTTCCAAAATTATAGAGACTTTTAAAATAGACTCAGAGAAAGGCCATCTGACCCTCCTGACACAAGTGGACTATGAAATCACCAAATCGTATGAAATTGATGCCCAAGCTCAAGATTTGGGTCCAAATTCTATCCCAGCTCATTGCAAAATTATCATTAAAATTGTGGATGTCAACGACAACAAACCTGAAATTAATTTAAACCTGATGTCCCCTGGGAATGAGGAAATAGCTCACATTTCTGAAGGGTCACCTGTGGACACTTTTGTTGCCATAGTCAGGGTGCAAGACAAGGACTCTGGTGTGAATGGAGAGATAGTTTGCAAGCTTCATGGGCATGGCCACTTTAAACTTCAAAAGACTTATGAAAATAACTATTTAATTTTGACTAATGCTACTCTAGATAGAGAAAAGAGATCTGAATACAGTTTGACTGTAATAGCTGAAGACAAGGGGACACCAAGTCTCTCCACAGTGAAACATTTTAGTGTCCAAATCAATGATGAAAATGACAACCCACCCCGCTTCCAGACAAACAGATATGAAGTTGTTATCTTAGAAAATAACTCTCCAGGTGCATACATCACGTCTGTCACAGCCACAGATCCAGATCTAGGGGACAATGGACAGGTCACATACACTATTTTGGAAAGCTttattttgggaagttctatAACCACCTATGTGACCATTGACCCATCCAATGGTGCAATCTATGCACTCAGAACTTTTGATCATGAAGAAGTAAATCAGATTGCCTTTGTGGTTCAAGCTAGAGATGGAGGGAGTCAGCAACTTGTTAGTAATACCACAGTTGTGCTAACTATTATTGATGAAAATGATAATGCTCCTGTCATTGTGGGACCAGCACTACGCAATAATACTGCAGAAATCTCAATCCCTAAAGATGCTGAGAGTGGCTTCCATGTGACTAGGATAAGGGCTATAGACAGAGACTCTGGTATGAACTCAGAACTAAGCTGTTCCATAATAGCTGACAATGAAGAAAACATATTTGTAATGGACCCAAGATCATGTGACATCTATATGAATGTTAGCATAGAATCTGTTTTATCTAAAGAATGGGAATTCTTTGTGATAGTTCAGGATAAAGGCAGCCCTCCACTCAGTACCAAAGCACTTCTGAAATGTACTGTTTTGGAATATGTTTATCCAATTCCAAGCACAGAAGCTACTTTTATTAGCCAGCCCTCTCTGGATGTTTCTATGATAACAATTATATCACTTGGATCAATATGTGCAGTGTTGTTGGTCATTATGGTTATCTTTGCTACGAGATGCAATCGAGAGAAAAAGGATACAAGATCCTACAACTGCCGTGTGGCAGAATCAACTTACCAGCACCACCCAAAAAGACCATCAAGACAGATTCACAAAGGTGACATTACACTTGTACCTACTGTTAATGGCACTTTACCCATCAGATCTCACCACAGAGCTTCTCCTTCATCATCTCCAACCTTAGAAAGAGGACAAATGAGCAGCCGACAAAGCCATCATAGTCACCAATCACTTAACAGTCTAGTGACAATCTCATCAAATCATGTGCCAGAGAATTTCTCACTGGAACTCACCCATGCTACTCCTGCTGTTGAG GTCTCTCAGCTTCTTTCAATGCTTCATCAGGGCCAATATCAGCCAAGACCAAGTTTTCGAGGAAACAAATATTCCAGAAGCTACAG ATACGCCCTACAAGATATGGATAAATTTAGCTTGAAAGATAGTGGCCGTGGTGATAGTGAAGCAGGAGACAGTGATTATGATTTAGGTAGAGATTCTCCAATTGACAGACTTCTTGGGGAAGGATTCAGTGACCTTTTCCTTACAGATGGGAGAATTCCTGCAG CAATGAGGCTATGCACAGAGGAATGTAGAGTTCTGGGACACTCTGACCAATGCTGGATGCCACCTCTGCCCTCTCCATCTTCTGATTACAGAAGTAACATGTTTATTCCGGGGGAGGAATTTCAgccgccgcagcagcagcagcagcaacagcaggcaTTTGAAGAAGATTCACAGCCTGTTGAGTccaatgaaaagaaaaagagcTTTTCAACATTTGGTAAAGTCTGTCAAAATGAGGAAGAGTCAGAGGACATCTGTACTTCATCTCTCCTCTCTGAAATGAGCAGCGTTTTTCAGCGCCTGTTGCCTCCTTCACTGGACACCTATACAGAATGCAATGAAATGAATCGCTCAAACTCACTGGAGCGCAGGAAGGGACATTTACCAGCCAAGACTGTAAGCTACCCACAAGGGGTGGCAGCATGGGCAGCCAGTACACATTTCCAAAACCCTGCAAACAACACTGGGGTCATGCTAGGGACTCACTCGAGTGCACAACCTTCCTCTAAATGGCTGCCAGCCATGGAAGAAATCCCAGAAAACTATGAAGAAGATGACTTTGACAATGTGCTTAACCACCTCAGTGATGGTAAACATGAACTAATGGATGCCAGTGAGCTGGTAGCAGAAATTAACAAGCTGCTGCAAGATGTCCGGCAGAATTAG
- the PCDH18 gene encoding protocadherin-18 isoform X1, whose protein sequence is MNCKNLQMHQISSKMHFMFLFVLMIISFSKDVLGKNLKYRIYEEQRVGSVIARLSEDVADVLFKIPNPSSVRFRAMQRGNSPLLVVREDNGEISIGAKIDREQLCQKNLNCSIEFDVITLPTEHLQLFHVEVEVLDINDNSPQFSRSLIPIEISESAAVGTRIPLDSAFDPDVGENSLHTYSLSENDFFNIEVRTRTDGAKYAELIVVRELDRELKSSYELQLTASDMGVPQRSGSSILKISISDSNDNSPVFEQQSYIIQLLENSPVGTLLIDLNATDPDEGANGKVMYSFSSHVSSKIIETFKIDSEKGHLTLLTQVDYEITKSYEIDAQAQDLGPNSIPAHCKIIIKIVDVNDNKPEINLNLMSPGNEEIAHISEGSPVDTFVAIVRVQDKDSGVNGEIVCKLHGHGHFKLQKTYENNYLILTNATLDREKRSEYSLTVIAEDKGTPSLSTVKHFSVQINDENDNPPRFQTNRYEVVILENNSPGAYITSVTATDPDLGDNGQVTYTILESFILGSSITTYVTIDPSNGAIYALRTFDHEEVNQIAFVVQARDGGSQQLVSNTTVVLTIIDENDNAPVIVGPALRNNTAEISIPKDAESGFHVTRIRAIDRDSGMNSELSCSIIADNEENIFVMDPRSCDIYMNVSIESVLSKEWEFFVIVQDKGSPPLSTKALLKCTVLEYVYPIPSTEATFISQPSLDVSMITIISLGSICAVLLVIMVIFATRCNREKKDTRSYNCRVAESTYQHHPKRPSRQIHKGDITLVPTVNGTLPIRSHHRASPSSSPTLERGQMSSRQSHHSHQSLNSLVTISSNHVPENFSLELTHATPAVEQVSQLLSMLHQGQYQPRPSFRGNKYSRSYRYALQDMDKFSLKDSGRGDSEAGDSDYDLGRDSPIDRLLGEGFSDLFLTDGRIPAAMRLCTEECRVLGHSDQCWMPPLPSPSSDYRSNMFIPGEEFQPPQQQQQQQQAFEEDSQPVESNEKKKSFSTFGKVCQNEEESEDICTSSLLSEMSSVFQRLLPPSLDTYTECNEMNRSNSLERRKGHLPAKTVSYPQGVAAWAASTHFQNPANNTGVMLGTHSSAQPSSKWLPAMEEIPENYEEDDFDNVLNHLSDGKHELMDASELVAEINKLLQDVRQN, encoded by the exons ATGAATTGCAAAAACTTACAAATGCACCAAATCAGTAGTAAAATGCACTTTATGTTCCTTTTTGTACTGATGATAATATCTTTCAGTAAAGATGTGCTAGGCAAGAATTTGAAATACAGGATTTATGAGGAGCAGAGAGTTGGATCAGTAATTGCAAGACTATCAGAGGATGTAGctgatgttttatttaaaattcctAACCCTTCTTCAGTTCGTTTTCGAGCCATGCAAAGAGGGAATTCTCCCTTACTTGTAGTCCGAGAGGATAATGGAGAAATCAGCATAGGAGCTAAAATTGACCGGGAACAACTCTGCCAGAAAAACTTAAACTGCTCTATAGAGTTTGATGTGATCACTCTGCCTACTGAACATCTGCAGCTTTTCCATGTTGAAGTTGAAGTGCTGGATATTAATGACAACTCTCCCCAGTTTTCCAGATCTCTCATCCCTATTGAAATATCAGAGAGTGCAGCTGTAGGAACCCGGATCCCTTTGGACAGTGCTTTTGATCCAGATGTTGGGGAAAATTCTCTGCACACTTATTCACTgtctgaaaatgatttttttaatattgaaGTGCGAACAAGGACTGATGGTGCCAAATATGCAGAACTCATTGTGGTTAGAGAATTGGACCGGGAGTTGAAGTCAAGCTACGAACTCCAACTCACTGCTTCAGATATGGGGGTACCTCAGCGATCTGGATCGTCTATCCTAAAAATAAGTATTTCTGACTCTAATGATAACAGTCCTGTTTTTGAGCAACAATCATATATAATTCAGCTCTTAGAAAATTCACCAGTGGGTACTTTGCTCATAGACCTCAATGCTACTGATCCAGATGAGGGCGCTAATGGTAAAGTCATGTATTCTTTCAGTAGTCATGTGTCTTCCAAAATTATAGAGACTTTTAAAATAGACTCAGAGAAAGGCCATCTGACCCTCCTGACACAAGTGGACTATGAAATCACCAAATCGTATGAAATTGATGCCCAAGCTCAAGATTTGGGTCCAAATTCTATCCCAGCTCATTGCAAAATTATCATTAAAATTGTGGATGTCAACGACAACAAACCTGAAATTAATTTAAACCTGATGTCCCCTGGGAATGAGGAAATAGCTCACATTTCTGAAGGGTCACCTGTGGACACTTTTGTTGCCATAGTCAGGGTGCAAGACAAGGACTCTGGTGTGAATGGAGAGATAGTTTGCAAGCTTCATGGGCATGGCCACTTTAAACTTCAAAAGACTTATGAAAATAACTATTTAATTTTGACTAATGCTACTCTAGATAGAGAAAAGAGATCTGAATACAGTTTGACTGTAATAGCTGAAGACAAGGGGACACCAAGTCTCTCCACAGTGAAACATTTTAGTGTCCAAATCAATGATGAAAATGACAACCCACCCCGCTTCCAGACAAACAGATATGAAGTTGTTATCTTAGAAAATAACTCTCCAGGTGCATACATCACGTCTGTCACAGCCACAGATCCAGATCTAGGGGACAATGGACAGGTCACATACACTATTTTGGAAAGCTttattttgggaagttctatAACCACCTATGTGACCATTGACCCATCCAATGGTGCAATCTATGCACTCAGAACTTTTGATCATGAAGAAGTAAATCAGATTGCCTTTGTGGTTCAAGCTAGAGATGGAGGGAGTCAGCAACTTGTTAGTAATACCACAGTTGTGCTAACTATTATTGATGAAAATGATAATGCTCCTGTCATTGTGGGACCAGCACTACGCAATAATACTGCAGAAATCTCAATCCCTAAAGATGCTGAGAGTGGCTTCCATGTGACTAGGATAAGGGCTATAGACAGAGACTCTGGTATGAACTCAGAACTAAGCTGTTCCATAATAGCTGACAATGAAGAAAACATATTTGTAATGGACCCAAGATCATGTGACATCTATATGAATGTTAGCATAGAATCTGTTTTATCTAAAGAATGGGAATTCTTTGTGATAGTTCAGGATAAAGGCAGCCCTCCACTCAGTACCAAAGCACTTCTGAAATGTACTGTTTTGGAATATGTTTATCCAATTCCAAGCACAGAAGCTACTTTTATTAGCCAGCCCTCTCTGGATGTTTCTATGATAACAATTATATCACTTGGATCAATATGTGCAGTGTTGTTGGTCATTATGGTTATCTTTGCTACGAGATGCAATCGAGAGAAAAAGGATACAAGATCCTACAACTGCCGTGTGGCAGAATCAACTTACCAGCACCACCCAAAAAGACCATCAAGACAGATTCACAAAGGTGACATTACACTTGTACCTACTGTTAATGGCACTTTACCCATCAGATCTCACCACAGAGCTTCTCCTTCATCATCTCCAACCTTAGAAAGAGGACAAATGAGCAGCCGACAAAGCCATCATAGTCACCAATCACTTAACAGTCTAGTGACAATCTCATCAAATCATGTGCCAGAGAATTTCTCACTGGAACTCACCCATGCTACTCCTGCTGTTGAG cAGGTCTCTCAGCTTCTTTCAATGCTTCATCAGGGCCAATATCAGCCAAGACCAAGTTTTCGAGGAAACAAATATTCCAGAAGCTACAG ATACGCCCTACAAGATATGGATAAATTTAGCTTGAAAGATAGTGGCCGTGGTGATAGTGAAGCAGGAGACAGTGATTATGATTTAGGTAGAGATTCTCCAATTGACAGACTTCTTGGGGAAGGATTCAGTGACCTTTTCCTTACAGATGGGAGAATTCCTGCAG CAATGAGGCTATGCACAGAGGAATGTAGAGTTCTGGGACACTCTGACCAATGCTGGATGCCACCTCTGCCCTCTCCATCTTCTGATTACAGAAGTAACATGTTTATTCCGGGGGAGGAATTTCAgccgccgcagcagcagcagcagcaacagcaggcaTTTGAAGAAGATTCACAGCCTGTTGAGTccaatgaaaagaaaaagagcTTTTCAACATTTGGTAAAGTCTGTCAAAATGAGGAAGAGTCAGAGGACATCTGTACTTCATCTCTCCTCTCTGAAATGAGCAGCGTTTTTCAGCGCCTGTTGCCTCCTTCACTGGACACCTATACAGAATGCAATGAAATGAATCGCTCAAACTCACTGGAGCGCAGGAAGGGACATTTACCAGCCAAGACTGTAAGCTACCCACAAGGGGTGGCAGCATGGGCAGCCAGTACACATTTCCAAAACCCTGCAAACAACACTGGGGTCATGCTAGGGACTCACTCGAGTGCACAACCTTCCTCTAAATGGCTGCCAGCCATGGAAGAAATCCCAGAAAACTATGAAGAAGATGACTTTGACAATGTGCTTAACCACCTCAGTGATGGTAAACATGAACTAATGGATGCCAGTGAGCTGGTAGCAGAAATTAACAAGCTGCTGCAAGATGTCCGGCAGAATTAG